The genomic stretch GCGTTGATCAACGCACAAAATTAGTGGGTGAAAACCGGCTGGAATTACTAACGTTTCGGTTACGTGGTTCACAGTTGTTTGCGATTAATGTTTTTAAAGTGCAGGAAGTTCAGCAAATGCCGAAGCTGAATATGTTGCCGCAAAGTAATCCTGTGGTGGTTGGTGTCACCAGCGTTCGTGGATTGACAATTCCTGTGATTGATTTGAGCAGTGCTATCGGTCGTACGCCTATTGAGCAAAACGAAGCAGCCAATATTATTGTGACTGAATATAATCGCTCGGTGCAGGCGTTTTTGGTAGGTGGTGTTGATCGCATTGTAAATTTAAATTGGGATGAAATTATGCCGCCGCCTGCAGCGTCAGGTCGCAGTCATTTCCTTACAGCGATTACTCGTATTGAAGGAAAGATCGTTGAGATTATAGATGTAGAAAAAGTGTTATCGCAGGTGGTGTCTTTTAACACTGAAATTTCTGAAGAAGTTAAAGACGAAGATTTGTTGGCTCATGCGCGGGGCATGGAAGTGTTGTTGGTCGATGATTCCAATATTGCAATAGAGCAGGCAAGAAGTACTTTACAGCAATTAGGTCTGAACGTATTGGTGGAGACCGATGGTTTAAAAGCGCTGACACTTTTACGCAAGTGGCGCGATGAAGGTATTGATGTTAATAAAAAATTGTTGATGGTTATTACCGACGCAGAAATGCCTGAAATGGATGGCTATCGGTTAACCACAGAAATTCGTAGTGATCCGGCTTTAAAGGATTTGCATGTGGTACTGCATACTTCGTTGAGCGGTGCTTTTAATAATGCCATGGCAGAAAAAGTAGGTTGTAACGGTTTCTTATCAAAGTTCCAACCGGATACCTTGGCTAAAACTATTCAGGACCGAATTCGGGAAAGGATAGGTTAGGCTGGGCGTCTTTTTTTTGACATAAACCGTTACGAGCTAACTGTTTATGTTGAGGTGCGACTAGGCAGTGGCTAGCGCTTATTGGTCACGACCGATGAGAAGGGGAGTATCGCCAGTTAATGAAGTGGTAATGCCCAGGCGATGACCATAGATAAT from Oceanicoccus sp. KOV_DT_Chl encodes the following:
- a CDS encoding chemotaxis protein CheV, which translates into the protein MASILDSVDQRTKLVGENRLELLTFRLRGSQLFAINVFKVQEVQQMPKLNMLPQSNPVVVGVTSVRGLTIPVIDLSSAIGRTPIEQNEAANIIVTEYNRSVQAFLVGGVDRIVNLNWDEIMPPPAASGRSHFLTAITRIEGKIVEIIDVEKVLSQVVSFNTEISEEVKDEDLLAHARGMEVLLVDDSNIAIEQARSTLQQLGLNVLVETDGLKALTLLRKWRDEGIDVNKKLLMVITDAEMPEMDGYRLTTEIRSDPALKDLHVVLHTSLSGAFNNAMAEKVGCNGFLSKFQPDTLAKTIQDRIRERIG